CTCCTCCTGGCCCTCGGGGACAGCCCTCAGTGGGTGATGCTGGCCCTGATGCTGAAGGGCTCCGCTGTTCTCAGCACGAGAGAGGACCTGGGGCAGAGGACCGGGGGACAGAGGACCTGGGGCAGAGGACGTGGAGGGCAGGGGACCTGGGGCAGAGGACATGGGGGCAGAGGAGGGAGGGGTGGTGCTGAGTCCCTGGAAAGGTACCAGGGTTGGTGTGAGCCACACGAGGAGCAATGGCCCAGGAAGGACAAACCACCTGTCCTGGTAGCTTTCGGCCTAAGGAGCCCCCGGACCTGGCCTCGAGCTGATGTATTGGCTCCTTTTTCTCCTTGGACGGAGTCCTCGGGGTGGCTGCTTCTGCTCTTGTGACAGGGCTGGAGGTAAGGAATAGCGGCTGGCGTGTCGTGATGGCCACTGAGGCTCCAGAGTCCCTCTTGGGTGGCTTCTCCAAGATCTGCACAGCAGTGTGCCTCAAGGACAAAAGCTAAAGTCCAGAGCATTGACTCTGCCAGAATCAGCGGGTTTCACGGGGCTGGTTGGCGGCTGTTTCTGGACCCTCCTACACAGCCCCCTGGAGGAAAATAAGCAGGAATATGAGATGCAACTCGGAAAAGGGATATTTCTAGATGGCCACAGGTTATGAAGAGGTGGCCAGACGCACTTGTTTGTGATCAGGGAGATGCAAATTAAGAGAAGACAGAACAGATGTCAGTGAGATGGGAGGAACCAGGCAGTGGACACTAAGTGGTGGTGGCCGTGAGgaaaccaggcctctgctctgCAGGCGAGACGGCGGCCCGGGAGCCCACCAGAGACTCGGCAGTGGCCAGGAGGGTCATTATCCGTGCTCCCTGGACCCAGTCATCCTACTCCTGGGTTTACAGCCCGGCCAGCTACCCCATGGGTCCCTAAAGAGACAATGTCAGAAGGCCACTCTTCTTGAGGTTCGGGGGACCTGGAGGCTACCTCGGCGGCCGACATTGATGAAGCATCACACCCAAAGGGCTTCGGTACCCGGCCGCGCCTCGGTCACATGCGCACTCCAATATTGGTCCCGACAGATACAGAGTCAAGAGGGCAGAGGAATGGGAGCCACGACCCACGGGGAAAGCCAAAGGTGACATGAAAGTCACTGGACAGTGTCCAGGGGGCTGTCCAGGGGGCCATGCCGACTCCACCCCAGCATGCTGCGAGGGCTTGAGGAGGTCTCTAGTTACTTTGGACTTCAGTGTCCTAATCTGAGAAATGGGAGCGCAGGTCAGGCTCAACAGGAAACAAGCTGGCTGGCTGGAGGAAAGTTCAAACCATCACCTACAGCTGGGGACAGAGGGCGGGCGGTGGCAAGGGAAGGGGAGATCCCAGGAGGGCAGGAGGCTGGGTGCAGCAGCACCTCCCAGCCCAGGCCTCCCAGGAGACATCTGCCTGGGCAGGGGCTGGTCCAGGGACACAGGGAGCCCAGGGTGACGCTGCAGGGCTGAGGGAAACACGCAGATGGTATGAGCAGCAATCCCCCTGCCCTCACGGATGGGTTCCCAGAGCCCCACGGTGCCTAACGCGGTGGGTAATATCGAACCCCACATATATGCCTTCCCTCCTTCTCCATGGCTAGGATACGGTCATAGGCCCAGGGAGAGGTGGACAGTGATGACGAAGATAAATGTCACTTAAAACTGGTGAATTGTTTGTTTCTGAGATTTTCCTCTGAATATTTGGGGACTGTGATCCCAGATGGATGATGGAACCCAGGGAGCAAAGCTGTGGGCAAGAAGGGAAGAGCGAGGGAACGTTAGCCCTTGGTTCACAACTGTGGGCCTCGTGAGTCCCGCGTCCAGCAGCGAGGCTGGGACTCTGAAGGCAGGAGTCGCGGGTGGCTCTGAGGCCGCCTGCTGCAGAGTCCCGACTCCCAGGTCACCTTCGTTCCCGTCAGGCTCCCACTGATGGGCGGGACCCCCCCATCCTGGAAGGCAAGCTGCTTTACTCAGAGTCCGTTTATTTTAAGCGTTAATCTCATCAAAAGCATCCTCATGGAAACATCTAGAATAACCTGGGACCAAATATCTGGAACCACAAAAGGCAGAATGTGACGAGTCTTCAGTGCAGCCTACCCAAGCCCACCTCCGGGGCCAGGGGACCAGGGGACAGGAGCCGGAAGCAGGTCCAGAGACAGACCCCACACAATGTGACAGGCTTTAGTCACCACCAGAGGTTGCCCCCTGGTGGCCCTCGCCCTGGACCTGGCCCTCGGTCAGACTCTCTGGCCCTCCCTCCCCGTGAGTTTTCAGCTGTTAATGGGCTGCCCCCCCACacactattttttctttctttctctttctctttctcctccctccctcccttccttctctctctctctctttctgtctctctccctccctccctttctttctccttccttctttcccagggattgaacccagggccacttaaccactagccacatcccagccctttttattttttattttgagatggtgcctcactaagttgctgaggctggctttgaactcgtgatcctcctgcctcagcctcctgagccgctgggatcacaggcctgcaCCCAGCTGGGTTGCTCATCTTTAAAGTTCAGATTTCACTCAAAAATCTGGATTCCCACTTCTCTTGGGAAAGAAAACACCACAAGATCTAGCAATGTGGTGGGCACAGCCTGTAAGGGTGCAGCCCTGTCAAAGGGGTCCTCAGCTCTGGCACCTGCTGCAAAGgcaggagccctgacccagatGCTCTCCCCTCTCGGAGCTAGCAATGGGGGCCCTCGTGCCACCTGGCGACGGTGGCTGGGAGCctggtgggtggggtgggggagccaGGACTGTCACCTACCCCAGTCCCGAGCTGCGTGTCCCTCCACCCTGGCTCCCTTCTTCCCACTCTGCCACCTTCCTGGCCTGGGAAGGCGCTGGAACCCAGGATCCTAGATTACACCATCTGGAGGTCCATCTTGGCCTCAGTGGTCACTGGTGGCCACGGCGGGGAGCCTCACTGCCCAGTGGAACTGTCTCTGATGAGGGGGCAGCTGGCTCCTGCCCGGCCCAACACAGAGGCCACTTGCTAAGTGAGGGACTGAGCCCTCACCAGGTGGCTGGTCTGAATCGAGATGTGTCACAGAACAAAATGCGACCAGATTCTAAAAACATGAGAAATACAAGTGGGAACTGTCCTAGGAGCAATCTTctctatttttcacatatgaaagGATGAGATCTGACAGGATATTTGATATTTGAAAGGATACTATTTTGGATATATTAGACTGAATAAAATAGTTTCACtgaaattaatttcattttttatgcgGTTATTAGAAAACCACATCGTGAGACTCATTTCCGGGGCTCCCGTTGCGTTTCTGTCAGGCGGTCCCACCACCTCGGCACACTCCTGACCATCTGGATGGTGGCCTCCTTCTACACCCACGAGCTAAAAACCCAGTGTCACCAGGAGACGAGGCCGGGGCACCCAGCTCCCCTCTGTCTCATGCCTCTGAATCCTTCACCCAGAAATTCCCCTCGACAAGGCCGCTCTGTTTTGATGACTCAAAGCCCTTCCGGATGTGGTGGGCCTTGAGGTCAGGCCGGGCAGGGGTGACTGCCCACAAATGTCAAAAAAAGCCCAAAATACCTTCAGCTCTTTCCTTTCCCAAGTCCCCAGTCCCCAAATCCATAGACCTTCTGGAAACAACCAAGTAGTTCTTAACCAATCAGCTCCCTGGTGGTTCTGTGGAACCCGGGCCAGTGCTAGTGGGTTCCCTTCGGACCAGCACAGTGCCTTGACTCCCTGTGTGAAGGGACCCAGTGAGGGTGGCCGAGGGGGCATCACAGAGGCCTGCATGAGAAAGTCTGAGCAGCCCGGAGCTCACTCAGGCAGAGCTACCAGCCCAGGTGGGAGGGAGCAGGGCATGAGCATTTATCTACTGCTTACTGGATACTCCACACATTATCTCCCTGGGTCCTCAAACAATCCTAAGAAGTAGGTAATAGATTCTCTTTACTATAACAGAGGACGCACAAGTTCAGAAAGGGACTCTGTcttgcccaaggccacacagcacAGTAACTGGCACCGCTGGCATTTGAGTTCCTGTCTGCTGCGTACAGCCCAGGGCCCCTGCAGTTCATGGAGCGCTCCCTGCTCCTGCAGCTGGACAGCTGGACAGCAGGCCTGACTGCTGCCCACTGCAGAGGTTGCAAGTCGGCGGTCCTCATGCTGCCTTTGGCCCTGGCACCATGATGGATCAGCACCATCCATGCCTCATTTTTGTGGGGCTTTAACACTTGGCTGGGGCCGAGGAGCAGCTGCCTTTCCCAAAGGAGCCCACACTGCCACAGTTCACTGTTCCCTGGGACCTGCTTTGTGCGTGAGCTTCCCTCCCAGCCCTGAGGCACCGGCGGCTGCCTTGGAGATTTTTGTGCCTGCTTCCTGCGATGTGGAGGCTCCAGGCTTTCAGGGCCGCATGGCCAGGCGAGTTTAGCCACACTCAGCTATGAGACCGTGAGAGGTCACGTCCCTTATCGGGAGGCAGGACGCTCCTCTTTAGATCTAAGCAAGTGGCCCAGGGAACGTGTCCTTTTAAGGGCAAACGACAGGCAGCCTGGGATGCCATCTAGCTGTGTCCATCCTGACATGGTGGGGTGCAGAGATGCTGGGGGAGATGTCTCTATTCCCGGTGGGACTGGCTTTCAGAACAGCCTGAAAGTGACAGTAGCATAAAGTACATGCGGGTGATcgacatttattgagtaccttcTGTTTGTAATGCCGGGTATACAGCAAGGTGGTCACAGGTCTGAATTATTCCCTCCAAGGCAGTAGGACAGTGGACAGGAGCAGTGAACAGTCACAGACCTCTGTGACCAGCAGGGATCCCACTGTCTCCAGTGGATTCCTCTGCCCCCCCGCCAAGAGTTAGGGACCAGGCTCCCTTGGGGCAATAACAAGGGACACAAGGGACAGGGGAGAAAGGGGAAGCGGAGCTGAGTTCTTCGTCTCCCACTACCGTGAATGAGCTGGTTTCTCTGAACCTCGGTTTCTTCCTCTGTAGAATGGGCCAAAGCCTACCTTCCTGCTAGTGGGATTGCAGATATTTCTTGGGAAACATCTTGCTCTCCTCCCACACTTTCCACTGGCCCTCTCTATGGGAAAGGGTGAGGCAGCTCACCCAACCCCCAGGAGGTGGGCCCAGGCAGGCGGGACAGGCAGCCAGGAGGGCTTAAAGGGTAGAAAAGCAGAAGCGCAGGGTTCCCCCCATGGCCACTCCACCTGCCACCGCCGCCAGAGACTGACTGCCATTTAGGGACCATGAGGGGCCTCTGTGGAGCTGCTGAGCACCTCGTCAGGACTGGGTAGGTCTGGGGACTTTGGACAGTGAGGGCCACAGGTGAGAAAAGGTCAGCAATCTGTTGTGAGGAGCATAAGCCCTCAAGGTCTTCCATTCCCTGGCTGCGTGACCTTGGGTCCATCCtccccctctctgagcctcagtttccccatctgtgaaGTGGGAATGATTATGGTGTCTATGAAACTGTGGTGAGCGTTGAGTAAGGAAATGTACACATAGGGCTTGGCTCAAGGGTGCACTTGGTAAATGTCACCTGGTGTCCTTGTCATTTGTAATTCCCAGCATGGAACTTGGCTCCCAGGGTGACCTCGTACTGGTTTTTATGATTATATGATCAGCTAGTATTTCATCAGCTGCCCTGTTCCAAACACTAGTTAGACGGTAGAAGGGGCGTTTAGTCCCACATCCAAATGCCTTCAAGAGCCAGATGAGACTGTGCTGGGCAGGGCCCCTCAGTCCTGTACCTTGAAGGGTGGGGCACAGCCTGTAAGGGTGCATCCCTGTCAAAGGGGGCCGTGGATCCTCAGCTCTGGCCACCTGCTGCAAAGGCAAGAGCCCTGACCCAGATGCTCTCATTTCTCAAGAGAAGCTAGAAATCCCAATTTCAATGTGAAACTTCCTGTATCCAGATGACGGCAGTTCTCACACACCCACGGCATGGACCAAAACAAAGCAAATTTGCACACTGGATTCAGCCCTTGGAACCCCAGGATGTGGCCTTTGGTCCAGTGCCCCAGGCCTTACGCGTCACAGTGTGTTCAAGTCCCCCAACCCTGTTTCCTAAGGGAGCAGTCAGAGTGCAGGACCTTCTCATGCTCTGCTCCTTCTGTTCGGGACACCCAGCCTCCTTTCCCCACCCAGCCCTAGCTTAAATATCACCTCTTCCAGGAAGCCCTCCTGACTCTCTCAGGTAAACATGACCCTCCACCTTCTCCACCCCAGTGCAGACCCAGGCTGACCATTCCCGAGAGTCCTTTTATGGTGGACTTAGGCTGTAATGTCCTGTTCATATCTCCCCAATTTAACTGTGAACTTGTCCTGTGTGTGGCCCATGACCTAATTCACCTCGGTGCCCAACACAGGGACAATTATGTCTTACCTTTTCTTTACCTTCAAGCATTCATTACCTCCTCCAGCATCCTGCCCTCACTGCTGGCCTTGATTCCTGCTGATCTGAGCAAACAGGAGCCATCCTGCCACGCTCCATGAAGATTTATGAGTACCATATCTTTATGAACACGCATCAGGCACTATTCCAGGCCCTCGGAATGTATCAGTGACCCAAAGATACAAAGTCCCTGCCCTGGAGGTGTTGACCCGCTAATGACAGATAATAGCTCAGGTGGTGCTTATGATGTGACCAGAATGACCCTAGGAGGCACActctacagatgagaaaactgaggcccaggggTTAAGGAACAAGGCCACACAGCTGTGGGCAGTGGAGCAGGGGTTTGGATCGGGACAGACCAGAGGCGATCCCTCCGTCCTTGCTCTGCGTGTTTCAGGTGACGGTCTCCACCGGTGTGCACACCTTGTCCATTTCCGTCATTACCCGTTTCCTGCCTGCCACAGCTAACGGCCCACCTTCCTTGCCCCTGGATGATAAAGGCCAGGGCCCCCGGACGATGAGCTCAGGGAAACAGCTTCGGTCTCCGTCCCTGCCCCTCCCACTCCTGATCCTTCTCCCTTTGTCTGGGCTTCCTGCTCCCTGACTCCTTTCAGGCCAGTTGTCCTCCCTAGGCTCCGGGCTCCGGGCAGCCGGGCAGGCGCCCCCCACCGGCAGGAGGACTGGGCTCTTCGCCCACCACTCCAGCGAGACCCAGCCTGGGGAGAGCTGTGATTGGTTCAGCGTTGTCACGTGGGTGGGAGTGGTTAGCTCCGATTGGCCCATCTGGAAAGTTGGCCTGCCTCTGGAGCAAAAGGGTGGCGTCCCGCTAGCAGGCCTTGGCATTGAGGGGCAGGGACCGTGACAGGCCCACCCGCCCCCTGATGGAGCGTCCTCCCATTTCCTTGTGTGCAGGTGGAGGTTCTGGCAGTTGGGGATCCGCCAGGCCCTTAACCCACTGCAGGCTGCCTGGGATGCCTTCTCCCAGCCTGTCCCAGCCAGCTGTGGCCAGCTGCTGACCCAGCTCCTCCTCTGTGCTTGCCTAGCTGTTGCTGCCGCAGAACTGGTTTGTCATTGGCTGGTTTCCTCGTGGCTTTATCCTTCAGGACCCTCGGGCATCATAGCCACTGTGTGTGGACTCCTGGTcttcctgggcctgggcctggtaCCCCCGGTCCGCTGCCTGGTCGCGCTCAGTGTGCCCACCCTGGGCACGGAACAGGGACGCCGGCTGCTCCTGTCCTACAGTACTGCCACCCTGGCCGTTGCCGTGGTGCCAAACGTCTTGGCCAACATGGGTGCAGCTGAACAGGTGCTCAGGTGCGTCACCGAGGGCTCCCTGGACAGTCTGCTCAACACCACTCACCAGCTGCGCAATGCGTCCACAGCACTGGGCCCCACCAGCCGATCGGGCAACCGGGGCCTGACATTTGAGAGCCAGGGAAATGGCTCTGCCTTCCGGCTTCACATGCTCAGGGTCACTCAGGGGGTCCTGGAGGACTTCTCTGCGTTGGAGTCCCTGGCCCGGGCAGCAGCCCTGGGGACTCAGCGGGTGGTCACGGGGATGTTCATGCTGGGCCTCCTGGTGGAATCTGCCTGGTACCTCCACCGCTACCTGACTGACCTGCGGTTTGACAACGTCTATGAGACACCACAGCTGACCCGGCAactggcccaggcccaggccaccCACCTAGTGGCTCCTCCACCCCTGTGGCTGCTCCGAATAGCCCGGCCCAAGCTGTCCCGGGAGGAGCTGCCGCACTGTCTCCTGAGGCTGGGGCTTCTCTCCCTGCTCCTGGTGGCCACAGCTGTGGCAGTGGCCACAGACCACATGGCCTTCCTGCTGGCACAGGCGGCAGTGGATTGGGCTCAGAAGTTGCCAGTTGTGCCCGTCACGCTTATGGTTAAGTATGATGTAAGTGCTGGGAGGGGAGATGACCTAGTCCGTTCCTGGAGGGAAGGGGCAGCCTCACTGACCCCTGGACTTGCAAAGCTGGgcgcagtgacacacacctgtaatgctactcaggaagatgaggcaggaggttcgaaagttcaaggccagcctcagcaacttagcaaaacctgtctcaaaataaaaaggctggggtgcagctcagttgtagagcatccCTGCGTTCAGTCCCAGTActggaaacaacaacaaaaaaccacctGACAGGCAATTGCATTTACTTGCCTGCAAAACATAGGCCTTGGATAAGCCATGTGGCTTAGGCATCAGCAAATGAGCCCATTTGATCCCCACACAAGGCCTAAGAAGTGGTTCTATTTTCACCTCCTGTTGTAGGTGCAGATGCCAAGACCCAGAACCCTGAAAATCTCTTGCCCTGCAGGAGTATCCAAACACTCTAGCCTCGTTTCCTGCATTTGAGTCACATGCTACACAAAAGAGGTTTAATAAACAGTAGCTGTTACTAATAGCTCACGCCTGGATAGGAATGGCCTAGACCATCAGTCAGTCAGCTGTGACTCTCAGAGCAAATCCAGCTGGCTTCCTGATTTTGTAAATcgagttttattggaacatagcctCCCATCTGTTGTGTATTATCCATGGTTGCTCTGCAAAGGCCGCGTGGTCGAGGAGAGGCAGGACAGACCACAGAGCCCACAAAGCCagcggttactattttaaatttccCATCTCCTTACTGTTGGTTGTATTTACTTTCGGATCACGATTTGTGGTTTCCAatcttttctttgtatttatttatatttgtttgtttatttgtactagggattgaacccagggtgctttaccactgagccatatgttagccctttctatttttatttatttatttatttttgagacagggtcttgctaagttgcttagggcctcactaatctcctgaggctgactttaaacttgcgatccttctgcctcagcctgcctagacactgggattacaggcatgtgcccccatgctgagtttgtatttttttttttaatagtgagaTCACACATAAAAGCCTATTGCATAAAAAACACCCGAATGTCAGACCCTGAGCTAATAATATTAAGAGCTTATATTTATCAAAtacttattatatattataaaatcatTTTTTGAATTGCAAGAAATCAGTTTAGGTGATTATGACGTAAGTtgtctttttttaatgaaataaactAGAAAATTATGAGAGTACATTGCAGGTGATAAGGCTATGTATTATTTCGTGAAACTTTTCATCAATTATAATATAATCTGTGCTTGGAAGATGCTGTAAAATGCATTTCCTACCACAGGTCACAGGAAAGAAATGTGTCAGGGAATGGTCTAAGAGTGTTCCCTGATTGACGTAGACTTCATTTATCATATCCAAGATGCTATCAATTCCAAGTCACACTCTTGTTTGATATATCAATAAGAGAGGAAATGCTATCCATGAAACCTGACTCAATGCTTTATTTTCACTTAGACTTCCAATTATACTCATGTAAAAgtaatttacttttatttaacAACAATTTATCTCACCACATCTCCTCTCATGGACacataaaagaaaaacagaaagtggttGGTTAATTTTCCTAAGATGTCCTTCCACCCAAGCCCAAACCTGAATGACGCTGGCCAAGTCACAAGGATCCCAGGCTTCTGGCCAACATCTCGGTGTCTTCAGGAGCACTGTTGACCAAGCTTGGGCCGTGTCTCTGCGACTGTTGATGCTGGTGCCTCTGACCCTCTGGGGAGCATCTGGGCCCAGCCCTCCTCCTGGCTTTGGCCGCCTCGTCTCTGCCAGGGCTTTGGGAGCTCCTTCTGCCCTCGTTGAGCGCTTCGGGGTGTGGCAGGCCCTCACACGGGTTCGTGACTCAGCCTTACTTAGCACAAGCCTCCTTTCCGTGGGTTGTCACTtggcaagaaaacataggctaAAGTTCATCCCTCAACATGAATACTTGCTTCACTAATATATTTGTGGCTTGCTGCTCGGGACTTCGTTTCAGTGGACATAACCACTCACTTCttcttttaattaatatttttaatttttttatttgttctggcATAAAagtccatttttttcttctaacttgaagcaaaatgaaaacattttcacGATCCCCTAAAAATACAGCAGTGTGAGACCCCACACCCTGCCTGGCAAGCTACTGAGATGTTCTCCCTGAGGGGAGACCCAGAGCCCACTAAGCAGCCTGCCTCCAAGCCCGGGGCTGGCCTTCGCTGCCCGCCGCTCCTCCTGCCTCTGACACACCTGTGGACACGGGAGGGTCTGAGGCTTCTGAGCAGGGTATTGGGACCACCCTTCTTGGCTGGGACTGCCCCCGAGTAGGCCACATGTGAACCCACCCAGTGGCTTTGGGTTCCCCATCTCTTAAATGAGGCTCCTGTTGGCCTCCACCTCATAGAATCACTCACATTTGAGGGGACAGTACATCAGAATAGTCACTAGGGGCTTAGCGGAGGGTAAATGACCTTGAGCATTAATTGGCCTTCTCTAAAGCATTCTGTTAAAAGGtcgtcgtcatcatcatcatcgtcatcatcatctTGGTGACACCTGCAAGATGCTTTTTAATTGGCAAAAGCGTCAACTGCCTGCCAGCCCCAGTTACCTCTGGCCTCCCAGGGAGCGGGCGTCATCTCCgcacccattttgcagatgagggcaGGGAACTTGGGCTGTGGTCCCCAGGCCTCGCAGGGCGGGCGGGCAGTGCCAGAGCCCGCGGTTGActgccccttctctcctttcAAGGCGGCTTACACCGTCCTGGACTTCGTCCCCTTCCTCCTCAACCGGCCCCCTGCCCAGAGCCCCTTCCTCTCCGCCCGCCACTGCTTCCAGTGGGACCTGCGCTTCACCTCCGCGGGCTGCCGGCTGCTGCCCGCCCAGCGCCCCCAGGACGCCGCCGCGCTGGCCTCCGCGAGCCTGCAGCTGCTGGCCGGCTCCACGGTGCTGCTGGAGACCTACGCCCGGCGCCTGCGGCACGCCATCGCCGGCGCCTTCTTCCCGGCGCAGGAGGCGAGGAGAACCCGGCACCTGCGCGCCCGGCTCCAGAGGAGGTACGACCGGCACCAGGGCCAGCGGCTGCCCCCGGGGCCTCCTCCCTCTCCCGATCTCCCGGACCGCACAGAGGCGCGGGGCAGAGGGGCAGGAGGCCGCGGGTAGCGCGGACTTGAGCGGCTCCCTGGCCCTCGGGCTGCCTCCCTGGGTGACCTGGGCTGGACACCTAcctctttgagcctcagtttccacatctaTAATGACAATTGTTGTGAGATATTGAGCGTGAAAGGCAACTAGCCAAGGGCTGTGCACCGGTCAGACAGGGAAGCAGGAGGGGCCATTCCAGCCTTGGGGTGGTCCGGGGCCTCTCGCGCCCCCCCTGCTCCACCTGTCGGAGGGAGGCTTTGCATCAGGAATTGAGCCAAATGCTCCAGGGACGACTTATTTATGAGCCTCTGACCCCTCTGGACTTATTTATAGTAAcctaatattttgtttttataaatgaaTGTGTTTATTAAATCTTAGATTAAATGTTATTCCTCTGCTTCCCCAGGAGCCTGCCAGCAGGATTGCCAGGTTCAATGAATAAAAACACAGGAGGCCCGATTccatctgaatttcatataaacgacACACTTGTTCAGTATGAACCCCAGGTTTGTCCCTGACCCCTGGGTCAGCCACATGTAACCCACCGTGTGACCTTGAGCTTCCCACtgtacgtacacacacacacacacacacactatagcaCTTTAGATGATATTCTTGATTGGCTTTTATGTGAGTATTAGAACCGGGCGACATCAAATTCTAGAATAAGTGCTTTGAGGGGTTGAAAAAAAGAGGTTGGTTTAAAAGACAGAAATGGgctgaaagagaaagaagaaagaacaaaaaGCAGATCAGCCCATACATCCTACGTAACTATCAGAAAACACCTGAGTTGACTTTTTCCCCCAAAAAAGGgatatgaaaaaataaagcagGCATTGGCAGTCTCTTCCTCGTCACCCACATACCTGCTTGCCAGGTCTATTTCTAGGCCTTTCTTTGAGCAGAATCTGAGTTATGAGTAATGAAGAAATACGCAACTCTAAGTCGATCTGATTTTAAAAACAGGAATGTGGGCCAATTGGAATGCCCAAAGTTTAATTATAGGTAAAAGAAATGGATGTAGCTATCTTAAGCCAGGGAGGATTTAATACAGGAAATTGGGTTCTTATGGAGCTGGAGGAGGGGACCCCCGATCTGACTCACCAGGAGCTCACCTCTTCTATCCTCAGAAGGTAAGAAATTAGGAAGTCACTGCTCAGAGGGTGGGCCCTGGGTGTACTCTCCTGGCTGACACAACATGCAGGAGACACCAGAACCATGCTGAATGCGTGAGGTCTGTCCTGGCAAAACACGAAAACcccaggactccacagaatccctGCCTGGGCCCGGAGCTCCCTGTCACACAGCCCACCAGCA
This region of Callospermophilus lateralis isolate mCalLat2 chromosome 3, mCalLat2.hap1, whole genome shotgun sequence genomic DNA includes:
- the Ocstamp gene encoding osteoclast stimulatory transmembrane protein — encoded protein: MRGLCGAAEHLVRTGWRFWQLGIRQALNPLQAAWDAFSQPVPASCGQLLTQLLLCACLAVAAAELVCHWLVSSWLYPSGPSGIIATVCGLLVFLGLGLVPPVRCLVALSVPTLGTEQGRRLLLSYSTATLAVAVVPNVLANMGAAEQVLRCVTEGSLDSLLNTTHQLRNASTALGPTSRSGNRGLTFESQGNGSAFRLHMLRVTQGVLEDFSALESLARAAALGTQRVVTGMFMLGLLVESAWYLHRYLTDLRFDNVYETPQLTRQLAQAQATHLVAPPPLWLLRIARPKLSREELPHCLLRLGLLSLLLVATAVAVATDHMAFLLAQAAVDWAQKLPVVPVTLMVKYDAAYTVLDFVPFLLNRPPAQSPFLSARHCFQWDLRFTSAGCRLLPAQRPQDAAALASASLQLLAGSTVLLETYARRLRHAIAGAFFPAQEARRTRHLRARLQRRYDRHQGQRLPPGPPPSPDLPDRTEARGRGAGGRG